AGCATCACCCGTGCGGGGCATGTACTGGCCGATGATCTCAATGAACTTGCCTTCACGCGGGGCACGCGAATCGGCGACGACAATACGGTACGTCGGCGACTTGGTGCGGCCGGTGCGGCGGAGGCGGATACGAACTGCCATGTGATGCTCCCGAAATGGGGTGATGGGGACTGCGCCGAGCTCATCGCTTGACCGGAGGATCCGGACAGCACTCGGGGACTGCAACCGCTACTGACGTTAACAGTAATCGGTTATCGGTTGACCGTTAACTGAAAACTGAATACTGCACACGACTGACAACGCTTGCACTGACTGCGACCGTGGAGCGTCGCAGGTCAGCGCATTCCAAACATCCCCGGCGGCATTCTCCCTCCGCCAGCGGTCATCTTCTTCATCATCTTCTGCATATCGCGGAACTGATCGAGCAGCTTAGTGACTTCGTTGATCGGTCGTCCGCTGCCCTTGGCCACGCGCAAACGGCGCGGGCCGTTCATGATGTCGGGCTTCTTGCGTTCGGCGGCGGTCATCGAGAGGACAATCGCTTCGACGTGCCGCATGCGGCGCGGGTCGGCGTTGGCCTGCTTGAGCATTTTGCTGTTGACGCCGGGGAGCATCTTGAGCACGCCTTCGAGCGGCCCGAGGCGCTGAATCTGCTTCATGGCGGAAAGGAAATCATTCAGGTCCATGCCTTCTTTGCGGACCTTCTTCTCCATCTTTTTTGCTTCGTCGGTGTCGAACGCTTCTTGCGCTTTTTCGACGAGCGAGAGGACGTCGCCCTGCTGGAGAATTCGTCCGGCCATACGGTCGGGATAGAACTCTTCGAGTGCGTCGGTCTTTTCGCCCACACCGATGTACTTGATGGGCTTCTTGAGCACACCGTAGATCGAGAGGGCGGCGCCACCGCGCGCGTCACCGTCGAGCTTGGTGAGAATGACGCCGGTCACATTGAGTGCGGCGTCAAAGCCCTGTGCAATTTTCACTGCGTCCTGGCCGGTCATGCCGTCGGCCACGAGGAGGATTTCGTCGGGGCGCACCGCGTCCTTCAGGCGGCGCAGCTCGTTCATCATCTCGTCGTCAATCTGCAAACGGCCGGCGGTATCAATCAGCACCACACGGTCGCGCTCGTGCCGCGCTACTTCGAGTCCGGCGCGCGCGATCTTCACCACATCGGTCGTGGTACGATCGGCGAATACGGGAATGTCGAGTTCGCGGCCGAGTGTTTCGAGCTGATCGATGGCAGCGGGCCTGTACACGTCCGCCGCAATCAATCGCACCTGTCGCCCTTCGCCCTTGAGTTTGCGGGCGAGCTTGGCGGCGGTGGTGGTTTTGCCGGAGCCCTGCAAGCCGACCATCAGCACCACGGTGGGCGGCACGCTCGAGAGCTTGAGCCCTTCGCGCCGTTCGCCGAGCATGGCGGTGAGTTCGTCGTAGACAATCTTGACGAGCTGCTGCGCCGGCGAGACGGATTTGATCTGGCTGACGCCGACGGCTTTTTTCTCAACGCGTTCGAGGAACTCGCGCGTGAGCTCGAAGTTGACGTCGGCTTCGAGGAGTACGCGACGCACCTCGCGTAAGCCGTCCTTGATGTCGGCTTCGCTGAGGGTGCCACGTCCGCGGAGCTTCGCGAAGGCGGCTTCGAGTTTCTCGGAGAGTTCGTCGAACATAGAGCCTTAGAAGATAGGCAGTTGGGGGGTGGAAACCAAGGCGGTGGGGTGGGTTTGGCCCCTCGGTTGCGAAGCTAGCCAGACTAGCTAGCTTACCTCTGGTGGCGATTGGAAGCTGAGCCTGACCCGGAGGCACCCGTGACGCAGTGGACGCTGGAGAAGGCGAAGAACGGCTTCAGTGAGGTCGTGCGGCGTGCCCTGGCACACGAGCCGCAGGTGGTGACGCGCGGGGCCCGCGCCGAGGATGCGGTGGTGGTGATCGCTCGCTCTGATTACGAGCGGTTGGTGGCACCACGTCCGCTGACGGCCTATTTGGCGGCGTCGCCACTCGCGAAGGCAGTGGCGGAGGGGGCGTTCGGCGCGAGCGATGAGGCGGAGCTCTTTCCGCGATCGCGCGAGATGGGTCGCGACGTTGACCTCGGCTAAGCGGCACGCGCGCTGACGTGAGGTATCTCCTCGACACGAACGTGCTCTCGGAGCTCGTGAAGCCGAGCCCATCCGGTCGCGTGGCGGCGTGGGTGGACGCACAGTCGCCGTTGGATTTTGCGGTGAGCGTGCTCTCGCTGGGAGAAATCGAGAAAGCGATTGCGCGACTGCCGGAGGGGAAACGTCGCTCCGCACTTTTGCTTTGGGCGCAGCGAGAACTGCCGACGCAATTCGTGGGGCGTGTGCTCAGCGTCAATACGGCCGCGGCGGTGGCGTGGGGGGCGCTCCGTGCGAGTGGTGAGCGCGCGGGGCGACCGTTGCCGGTGGTGGACGGGCTGTTGCTTGGTACGGCGCAGGCGCACGGGCTGACGCTGGTGACGCGCAACGTGGCGGATTGTGCAGGGCGCGGGGTCGCTGTATTTGATCCTTGGCAGGGAATGCTGCATGACTGACGGCCTTGTGACGCTCACGCTAACTTCTCCCCTGTGACGACGCCCGAACTGCCCACGGAGCTCCCGCTACTCGCGTTGCGGAGCACGATCGTCTTCCCTCACGGCACGATTGCCGTGCAGATGGGCGCCCCCGAGAATCTCGCGCTGCTCAAAGAGCACCCGGAGCCGGGGAGTTGCGTGGTGCTGGCGATTGCCATGGGCGAGGATGCCGCCGACTGCTCTCGCCTGATAGGGCGCGTGGGGATCCTGGCGCGTATCAAAGACCGTTCGGATCCTGCCACGGGCACGGCGCAAGTCACGCTCGCGGGACTGCAGCGCGTGCGGCTCGACGCTCTCACGCAGCGGGTGCCGTATCCGGTGGTGTCGGTGAGCGCGGTTGAGGAGCTTTCGCCAACAGTGCCGCAGGCGTCCGAGATGCTCGAGCGAATTCTCAGTGCGGCGGAGACGTTGGTTGAGCTGAGCGAGCAGTTCCCTGCCGAAGTGCCTGGACTGCTGCGCCGTCAGGCGCGCGACCCATCACGCTTTGCTGATCTCGCGGCGGCCCAAGGGCAACTGCGCATTGCCGAACGCGATGAAGTGCTGCAGCAGCTCGACGTGCTCGCGCGGCTCGGCGCCGTGGCGCTCAAGTTCGAGAAGGAAGTAGAGCGCGCGCGCGTGCTCGAAGATGTGCGGCAGCGTACCGAGGTGAAGGTCGAGCAGCATCATCGCGAGTTCTATCTGCGTCAGCAGTTGCAGGCGATTCGCTCAGAGCTTGGCGAGCGCGATCCGTCGGAGAATGAAGCCGAGGAGATGGCGCGGCAGATCGACGCGGCCTCACTGCCGGCGAATGTGGCGCAGGAAGCGCGGCGCGAGTTGTCGCGACTGCGGGCGCTTTCCACCGCGTCGAGCGAATACCACGTATTGCGCAGCTATCTCGAGTGGGTGGTGGCGTTGCCTTGGCAACGGCGCAGTGGCGATGAAGACATTGCGATTGACCGCGTGGAAGCCGCGCTCGAGGACCGACACTACGGACTCGAAGAAGCCAAGGAGCGCATTCTCGAGTATCTCTCGGTGCGCAAGCTTTTGCAGCAGCACGGTGGCGATTCGCACGGCCCGATTCTCTGCTTTGTGGGGCCGCCAGGCACCGGCAAAACATCGCTCGGCGAAGCGATTGCGCGGAGCATTGGGCGCGAGTTTTATCGCATCTCCGTGGGTGGCGTGCGCGACGAAGCGGAGATTCGCGGGCACCGTCGCACCTATGTGGGATCACTCCCCGGACTCGTACTGCAAGCGCTGCGGCGCGTTCAGGTGAATGACCCGGTGCTGATGATTGACGAAATCGACAAGATGACGGGCGGTGGTCCGAGCGGTGATCCGCTCGCGGCGATGCTCGAGGTGCTCGATCCGCAGCAGAACAAGAGTTTTGTGGATCACTATCTCAACTTGCCTTTTGATTTGTCGAGCGCGCTGTTCATTTGCACGGCCAACAATCTGCTCGACATTCCGCCGGCGCTGCGCGACCGCATGGAAGTGATTCGCATTGCGGGCTACACCGTCGAGGAGAAAGTGGAGATCGCGTGGCGCTATTTGCTGCCGCGGCTCTTTACGGAGCATGGCATTACGGATCTCGATTTGCAGTTCACCGACGAAGCATTGGGCACCATCTCGAGCCGTTACTCGCGCGAGGCTGGGCTGCGCAACTTTGAGCGGAATCTTGCGGCACTCATGCGCAAGCGCGCGCGCCGCAAAGCGCAGGGCGAGTTGGGGGCGTGGATTGTAGACGGTGCGCGCATTGAAGAAGCGCTGGGTTCGCCGCGTTATGCCGCTGAGGAAGCGGAGATGGCGCCGGAGATCGGCACGGTTACCGGGCTGGCTTGGACGGCGACGGGTGGCGAGCTGATGACGATTGAAGCGCTGCGGATGCCAGGCTCGGGGAAACTGACGGTGACGGGGCAGCTGGGCGATGTGATGCGTGAATCTGTGGACGCGGCGGTCTCGTATGTACGATCACGGGCACAGTCGTTGCGCGTGGCGGATGCGGAACTGCGGGGGACGGATTTGCACATTCACTTCCCCGCTGGTGCCGTACCCAAGGACGGACCGAGCGCGGGAGTGGCGGTGACGCTAGCGATTGCGAGTGTGATGAGCCGACGTGCGGTACGACGTGACATTGCGGTCACGGGCGAAGTGACGCTGCGCGGCCGCGTGCTTGAGATTGGCGGGGTGAAGGAAAAAGTGCTCGCGGCGTATAGAGCGGGCCTGCGGGAAGTGATGTTGCCCGCCGCCAACGAGAAGGATTTGCGCGAGGTGCCGGAGACGGTGCGTGCGGGCGTGCGCTTTTCCTTTGTGGCGACCATGGACGACGCGCTCGACGTGATGCTCCTGCCGGCCGTCACGGCGGGGCTGGCCGATGCGGCGCCGATGATGGCGGATGCCGCCCTGGAAGTCCGACCACGCGACGACGACGCACCCAGCGCACGTGATTGACCTGACGGGGCACTGGACGCGTCTGGGGCTCGACGTGGTGCTGGGGTCGGTGGCGGGCGGCGTCACCAGCTGGGTGGCGGTGGTGCTGATGTTCCGGCCATACGAGCGGATGTTTGGCCTGCACGGCGCGATTCCCAAAAACAAAGCGCGACTCGCAAAAACCATTGGCAAAACCGTTGGTGAGCGACTGCTTACTACCGAAGACATTCTCGACGAGCTTCGCCGCTCGGGGCTGCGCGAGTCCATTGAACGCAAACTCGCCGAGCTGGCAGTGGAGTTGCTCGATACCGAGCGTGGATCGCTGCGAGAACTCTTGCCGCCCGCGATGGCGAGCGAGCTCGAGCAGGCGTTACGCACGGCCGGGCCTGAGGCTGGTGAAGCCTACGCGGCGTATGTGGCGCGCGAGGAGTTCGAGGCAATAGCGCGCGCGTTCGTGACGCGCTCGCGCGACGAGCTGAGCCGTACGCCGACTGCTGGTCACGCGGTCGACCTTCCGGCGGAGCGTCGCACCGGCATCGCGGCGCGCGCCTCGGGGATGGCGAGTGGCTTTATCAACGACGTGCTGGCGCGCTGGGTGGTGAAGGCGGCGCGTTCGCAACGCGCGCAGGCGATGGCGGCCGAAGCGGTGCGTGGGGGCGGGACGGCACTGCTCGACCGTCCGCTCGGCCGACTGAGTCGCTGGCTACCGGCCGACGCGCCGCGGCGTTTGGCTGAGGCCGCGGGACCCGCGGTGTGGGATCAAATTGAAGCGCAACTCCCCGCTCTGCTCGAGACCGTGGACATTCCCGGCATGGTCGAGCGAAAAGTGCTCGGCTTTAGCACGCAGCGCGTAGAAGAAATTGTGCGCGGCGTGACGCAACGCGAGCTCAACTTGATTGTGCAGTTGGGCTACGTGCTCGGCGGATTGATTGGCGCCGTGCAGTTTGTCGTGGAGATGGCGTTTACGAAGTAAGGTCGGGACTGCGCGTCAGTACTTGAACGACGTGACGTTGAAGCCGCTCCCTTTTCCGCCCCCGTCGCCCGTGCCGGTGAGCACGCCGCTGAACACGCGTGGCGGCCGGCCCTTCACGTTCACCGTCACCACGTAGTTTGTGGTCACACTCGTGCAACTCGACCAGTAATCCACGCGCACGATGTACTCTCCGCGCGGCGCGACGAGGCCGGTGGCCCAGAATATATTTTCCGCGCGCGGCCCATCAGAGGCGCACCCGGCATTGGAATCGAGGTCGAGTTGACCGCCGGTGGCTGACGAACGCCCGGCCCAGTAAATCTCCGCGCCGGAAGGATCGAGTACGTGCAGGT
The genomic region above belongs to Gemmatimonadota bacterium and contains:
- a CDS encoding type II toxin-antitoxin system Phd/YefM family antitoxin translates to MTQWTLEKAKNGFSEVVRRALAHEPQVVTRGARAEDAVVVIARSDYERLVAPRPLTAYLAASPLAKAVAEGAFGASDEAELFPRSREMGRDVDLG
- the lon gene encoding endopeptidase La — its product is MTTPELPTELPLLALRSTIVFPHGTIAVQMGAPENLALLKEHPEPGSCVVLAIAMGEDAADCSRLIGRVGILARIKDRSDPATGTAQVTLAGLQRVRLDALTQRVPYPVVSVSAVEELSPTVPQASEMLERILSAAETLVELSEQFPAEVPGLLRRQARDPSRFADLAAAQGQLRIAERDEVLQQLDVLARLGAVALKFEKEVERARVLEDVRQRTEVKVEQHHREFYLRQQLQAIRSELGERDPSENEAEEMARQIDAASLPANVAQEARRELSRLRALSTASSEYHVLRSYLEWVVALPWQRRSGDEDIAIDRVEAALEDRHYGLEEAKERILEYLSVRKLLQQHGGDSHGPILCFVGPPGTGKTSLGEAIARSIGREFYRISVGGVRDEAEIRGHRRTYVGSLPGLVLQALRRVQVNDPVLMIDEIDKMTGGGPSGDPLAAMLEVLDPQQNKSFVDHYLNLPFDLSSALFICTANNLLDIPPALRDRMEVIRIAGYTVEEKVEIAWRYLLPRLFTEHGITDLDLQFTDEALGTISSRYSREAGLRNFERNLAALMRKRARRKAQGELGAWIVDGARIEEALGSPRYAAEEAEMAPEIGTVTGLAWTATGGELMTIEALRMPGSGKLTVTGQLGDVMRESVDAAVSYVRSRAQSLRVADAELRGTDLHIHFPAGAVPKDGPSAGVAVTLAIASVMSRRAVRRDIAVTGEVTLRGRVLEIGGVKEKVLAAYRAGLREVMLPAANEKDLREVPETVRAGVRFSFVATMDDALDVMLLPAVTAGLADAAPMMADAALEVRPRDDDAPSARD
- a CDS encoding DUF445 family protein is translated as MPPWKSDHATTTHPAHVIDLTGHWTRLGLDVVLGSVAGGVTSWVAVVLMFRPYERMFGLHGAIPKNKARLAKTIGKTVGERLLTTEDILDELRRSGLRESIERKLAELAVELLDTERGSLRELLPPAMASELEQALRTAGPEAGEAYAAYVAREEFEAIARAFVTRSRDELSRTPTAGHAVDLPAERRTGIAARASGMASGFINDVLARWVVKAARSQRAQAMAAEAVRGGGTALLDRPLGRLSRWLPADAPRRLAEAAGPAVWDQIEAQLPALLETVDIPGMVERKVLGFSTQRVEEIVRGVTQRELNLIVQLGYVLGGLIGAVQFVVEMAFTK
- the ffh gene encoding signal recognition particle protein; the protein is MFDELSEKLEAAFAKLRGRGTLSEADIKDGLREVRRVLLEADVNFELTREFLERVEKKAVGVSQIKSVSPAQQLVKIVYDELTAMLGERREGLKLSSVPPTVVLMVGLQGSGKTTTAAKLARKLKGEGRQVRLIAADVYRPAAIDQLETLGRELDIPVFADRTTTDVVKIARAGLEVARHERDRVVLIDTAGRLQIDDEMMNELRRLKDAVRPDEILLVADGMTGQDAVKIAQGFDAALNVTGVILTKLDGDARGGAALSIYGVLKKPIKYIGVGEKTDALEEFYPDRMAGRILQQGDVLSLVEKAQEAFDTDEAKKMEKKVRKEGMDLNDFLSAMKQIQRLGPLEGVLKMLPGVNSKMLKQANADPRRMRHVEAIVLSMTAAERKKPDIMNGPRRLRVAKGSGRPINEVTKLLDQFRDMQKMMKKMTAGGGRMPPGMFGMR
- a CDS encoding type II toxin-antitoxin system VapC family toxin is translated as MRYLLDTNVLSELVKPSPSGRVAAWVDAQSPLDFAVSVLSLGEIEKAIARLPEGKRRSALLLWAQRELPTQFVGRVLSVNTAAAVAWGALRASGERAGRPLPVVDGLLLGTAQAHGLTLVTRNVADCAGRGVAVFDPWQGMLHD